A window of the Halopseudomonas phragmitis genome harbors these coding sequences:
- the dnaG gene encoding DNA primase translates to MSGLIPQGFIDDLLGRSDIVEVVGSRLKLKKTGKNYSALCPFHNEKSPSFSVSPDKQFYYCFGCGAGGNAISFLMDYERLDFPQAVEELARQVGVDVPREERTDQRGNKRQPRQDSPLYALLEQAAAFYRQQLRHHPQRQRAVNYLKGRGLTGQIAKLYDIGFAPPGWDNLMNHLSRDSTEQKALIEAGLLVENPDSGKRYDRFRDRITFPIRDSRGRVIGFGGRVLGDDKPKYLNSPETPVFHKGRELYGLFEARRQHRQLDDILVVEGYMDVIALAQHGIGNAVATLGTATSEEHLRRLFRVVNSVVFCFDGDNAGRQAAWRALLACLPTLEDGRHVRFLFLPEGQDPDSLVREEGQDAFRTRLSSQAVALTDYLFRHLSEEASPDSLEGKAHLASLALPLIEQVPGSLLRRLLRQSLERLTGMDLDSLPTTAPQSAPTQDSSPDYGYDYEYLPNYEPNPDWADHLPEEPVRKAARPRQDKRQRAGVDNPLISAARTLLHHPHLAGLVNEANQFADDDDDQAQLLVALIDALQKNPQQTTIQLLARWHGTALGDQLNQLAEREWLLNNPGANLEQQFFDTINTLMARQTDRRIERLLEKSSHTPLTTEEKQLLRELLSRRQTPVSNN, encoded by the coding sequence ATGTCCGGGCTGATCCCACAAGGCTTCATTGACGACCTGCTCGGACGCTCCGACATCGTCGAAGTCGTTGGCTCACGCCTGAAACTGAAGAAAACCGGCAAGAACTACTCTGCCCTCTGCCCGTTCCACAACGAAAAATCGCCCTCCTTCAGCGTCAGCCCGGACAAACAGTTCTATTACTGCTTCGGCTGCGGCGCCGGCGGCAACGCCATCAGTTTCCTGATGGATTACGAACGCCTGGACTTCCCCCAGGCTGTCGAGGAACTGGCCCGCCAAGTCGGGGTGGACGTGCCTCGCGAGGAGCGCACAGATCAGCGCGGCAACAAGCGCCAACCGCGCCAGGACAGCCCGCTATATGCCTTGCTCGAGCAGGCCGCAGCCTTTTACCGCCAACAACTGCGCCATCACCCCCAGCGCCAGCGGGCAGTCAACTACCTCAAAGGTCGCGGCCTGACCGGCCAGATCGCCAAGCTCTACGATATCGGCTTCGCACCTCCCGGCTGGGACAATCTGATGAATCATCTGAGCCGCGACAGCACCGAACAGAAGGCTCTGATCGAAGCCGGGCTACTGGTAGAAAACCCCGATAGCGGCAAGCGCTACGACCGTTTCCGCGACCGCATCACTTTCCCCATCCGCGACAGCCGCGGGCGGGTGATCGGCTTCGGCGGCCGGGTACTGGGCGACGACAAGCCCAAATACCTGAACTCGCCAGAAACCCCGGTCTTCCACAAAGGCCGCGAACTCTATGGTCTGTTCGAGGCGCGCCGCCAGCATCGGCAACTGGACGATATCCTGGTGGTCGAAGGCTACATGGACGTGATCGCCCTGGCCCAGCACGGGATCGGCAACGCCGTTGCCACTCTCGGCACCGCCACCAGCGAAGAGCATCTGCGCCGCCTGTTCCGGGTGGTCAACAGCGTGGTATTCTGCTTCGACGGCGATAACGCTGGACGCCAGGCCGCCTGGCGTGCCCTGCTGGCCTGCCTGCCGACCCTCGAAGATGGACGCCATGTGCGTTTTCTGTTTTTGCCCGAAGGCCAGGACCCAGACAGCCTGGTCCGCGAAGAAGGCCAGGATGCCTTCCGTACCCGCTTGAGCTCACAGGCAGTGGCGCTGACCGACTACCTGTTTCGCCACCTGAGCGAAGAAGCCAGCCCAGACAGCCTGGAAGGCAAAGCCCATCTAGCCAGCCTGGCCCTGCCATTGATCGAACAGGTTCCCGGCAGCCTGCTGCGCCGCTTGCTGCGCCAGTCACTTGAACGCCTGACCGGCATGGACCTGGATAGCCTGCCGACAACAGCGCCGCAATCCGCCCCCACCCAGGACAGCTCGCCGGATTATGGCTACGACTATGAATATTTGCCCAACTACGAACCCAATCCGGACTGGGCTGACCACCTGCCGGAAGAGCCAGTCAGAAAAGCGGCTCGCCCCCGCCAGGACAAGCGCCAGCGCGCCGGTGTGGACAACCCCCTGATCAGCGCCGCCCGAACTCTGCTGCATCACCCGCACCTGGCGGGCCTGGTCAATGAGGCCAATCAGTTCGCCGACGATGACGACGATCAGGCCCAACTGCTGGTCGCCCTGATCGATGCCCTGCAAAAAAATCCGCAACAGACCACCATCCAGCTTCTGGCTCGCTGGCACGGCACTGCACTCGGTGACCAGCTCAACCAGCTGGCCGAACGCGAATGGTTACTAAATAATCCCGGGGCAAACCTTGAACAACAGTTTTTCGACACTATAAATACATTGATGGCACGACAAACTGATCGCCGTATCGAACGCCTGTTGGAAAAATCGTCCCATACGCCGCTCACCACCGAGGAAAAGCAGTTGCTACGCGAGCTTCTGAGCCGGCGCCAGACCCCCGTCAGCAACAACTAA
- the rpsU gene encoding 30S ribosomal protein S21 → MPAVKVKENEPFDVALRRFKRSCEKAGVLAEVRRREFYEKPTTERKRKAAAAVKRHAKKLQREQRRRERLY, encoded by the coding sequence ATGCCTGCCGTCAAAGTTAAAGAGAACGAACCCTTCGACGTGGCCCTGCGCCGCTTCAAGCGCTCCTGTGAAAAAGCTGGCGTTCTGGCCGAAGTCCGTCGCCGCGAGTTCTACGAGAAGCCCACTACCGAGCGCAAGCGCAAGGCTGCTGCCGCTGTAAAGCGTCACGCCAAGAAGCTGCAACGCGAACAGCGTCGCCGCGAGCGCCTGTACTGA
- the rpoD gene encoding RNA polymerase sigma factor RpoD gives MSGKAQQQSRLKELIARGREQGFLTYAEVNDHLPEDISDPEQVEDIIRMINDMGITVFETAPDADALLLADNDADEAAAEEAAAALAAVESDIGRTTDPVRMYMREMGTVELLTREGEIEIAKRIEEGIREVMAAISMFPGTVDGILADYQRITEEGGRLSDIFSGYIDPDDDGLSASDNDDIPTENLKDDDSNDDDDEDEDGDDSSDDEGDGGPDPEEARLRFTAVAEQLEKAKLALKKHGRGSDQATAELEALALLFMPIKLVPKQYEALVNRVRDSQDQIRAQERAIMQLCVRDARMPRADFLRSFPGNEVNEGWVDSLLAEAPRYAEALEALKPEIIKAQQKLASLEQDAELTISEVKDINRRMSIGEARARRAKKEMVEANLRLVISIAKKYTNRGLQFLDLIQEGNIGLMKAVDKFEYRRGYKFSTYATWWIRQAITRSIADQARTIRIPVHMIETINKLNRISRQMLQEMGREPTPEELGERMDMPEDKIRKVLKIAKEPISMETPIGDDEDSHLGDFIEDSTMESPIDSATVESLKEATREVLAGLTAREAKVLRMRFGIDMNTDHTLEEVGKQFDVTRERIRQIEAKALRKLRHPTRSDHLRSFLDE, from the coding sequence ATGTCCGGAAAAGCGCAACAGCAATCCCGTCTCAAGGAGCTCATCGCCCGCGGTCGCGAGCAGGGCTTTTTGACCTATGCGGAAGTCAACGACCATCTTCCGGAGGATATCTCCGATCCGGAACAGGTTGAAGACATTATTCGCATGATCAACGACATGGGCATCACTGTCTTCGAGACAGCCCCGGATGCCGATGCTCTGTTGCTCGCCGATAACGACGCCGACGAAGCCGCCGCCGAAGAGGCCGCTGCCGCGCTGGCTGCGGTGGAAAGCGATATTGGCCGGACTACCGACCCGGTGCGCATGTATATGCGTGAAATGGGCACCGTCGAACTGCTGACTCGTGAAGGCGAAATTGAAATCGCCAAACGCATCGAGGAAGGCATTCGCGAAGTCATGGCCGCGATATCCATGTTCCCGGGTACTGTTGACGGCATTCTTGCCGATTACCAGCGGATCACCGAGGAAGGTGGCCGCCTGTCGGATATTTTCAGCGGCTATATCGACCCGGACGACGACGGCCTGTCCGCCAGTGACAACGACGACATCCCGACCGAGAATCTCAAAGACGACGACAGTAATGACGACGACGATGAGGACGAGGACGGCGACGACAGTTCCGATGACGAAGGTGACGGCGGCCCGGACCCGGAAGAGGCTCGCCTGCGTTTCACCGCAGTGGCCGAGCAGTTGGAAAAAGCCAAGCTGGCACTGAAAAAGCACGGCCGTGGCAGCGACCAGGCGACCGCCGAGCTGGAAGCATTGGCACTGCTGTTCATGCCGATCAAGCTGGTGCCCAAGCAGTACGAAGCGCTGGTCAACCGGGTGCGTGACTCCCAGGACCAGATTCGTGCCCAGGAGCGCGCCATCATGCAGCTGTGCGTGCGCGATGCACGCATGCCGCGCGCCGACTTCCTGCGCAGCTTCCCCGGTAACGAAGTCAACGAAGGCTGGGTCGACAGTCTGCTGGCTGAAGCACCGCGCTACGCCGAAGCCTTGGAAGCGCTCAAGCCTGAGATCATCAAGGCCCAGCAAAAACTGGCCTCACTGGAACAGGATGCCGAACTGACCATCTCCGAGGTCAAGGACATCAATCGACGCATGTCGATCGGTGAGGCACGGGCGCGCCGGGCCAAGAAGGAAATGGTTGAGGCCAACCTGCGTCTGGTTATCTCGATCGCCAAGAAGTACACCAACCGCGGCTTACAGTTCCTCGACCTGATCCAGGAAGGCAACATCGGCCTGATGAAAGCGGTCGACAAGTTCGAATATCGCCGTGGCTACAAGTTCTCGACCTACGCTACCTGGTGGATTCGTCAGGCGATCACTCGCTCGATCGCCGACCAGGCACGCACCATCCGGATTCCGGTGCACATGATCGAGACGATCAACAAGCTCAACCGGATTTCCCGCCAGATGTTGCAGGAAATGGGTCGTGAACCGACCCCGGAAGAGCTGGGCGAACGCATGGACATGCCCGAGGACAAGATCCGCAAAGTCCTGAAGATCGCCAAGGAGCCGATCTCGATGGAAACCCCGATTGGTGACGACGAAGACTCGCACCTGGGCGATTTCATCGAAGACTCGACCATGGAATCACCAATCGACTCGGCGACTGTGGAAAGTCTCAAGGAAGCCACCCGCGAAGTACTCGCCGGCCTCACTGCCCGCGAAGCCAAGGTGCTGCGCATGCGCTTCGGCATCGACATGAATACCGACCACACCCTCGAAGAGGTCGGCAAGCAGTTCGATGTAACCCGCGAGCGGATCCGTCAGATCGAAGCCAAGGCCCTGCGCAAGCTACGTCACCCGACCCGCAGTGACCACTTGCGCAGCTTCCTCGACGAGTAA